DNA from Sinorhizobium numidicum:
ACCGGCCCTTCAAACCTGCCGGGCCGGGTTCCGCCCGTTACACCATCTTCTTGGCCCAGAACGTGAACATCCTCGTAACAAGCTATGGAAGGGCTCGTGAAGAACGGCTCTCTTCGACCCAATGCAGAGTCTCAAGGCAGAGTCATGGCGGCCGCTCTGCGCCCTCCTTTCGGTCGTTCAATCGCCCCATTGAGGTTTCAAAAGCGGCCTTTCGTTTGACCAGCCATAGGGCATGCCGTCTAACGTTTTTTCCAATCGCGCCGCGCAGCATGCGCCCACGACGGATCAAGCGCGGCCCGCATTTGGCTACCATTACTGAACCGCAAGTTACGCAAACACCTGAGGCGCCAGGAATGCCTTCACGGCGTTTGTTTTCGACGTTGGCGTACGGTACGACAAAAAACCATTTACAGTGGCGCATGCTTTAGCGAATGCGCGAGCGCCTGCGCGCGAACCGCTGCCGCCCTATGTCGGCAGGCCAAGTAACACTTCATCCTCATCAAAAAGACCTGACTGGATTACATGGGCCTTTATCGCTCCCGGATCGGTCGAATATGCCACGAGAGCTAGGCTAGATTTCGCACGGCTGCAGGTGACGTAAAACAATCGTCGGGTGCGATCTACTGAGGAATCCTTGCCCTCTTGCGCGCTCTTCAAATCGCTGGCGCTCAGTTCCTTGGCTCCCAGCAGTTTGTCGTAACCAAAAAGGAAACCGCGGGCGTCGCCATCGTCCATGAGAACCATAACACGATCGAATTCGAGGCCCTTGACCCCTTGATGTGTATCGAAGGAGGCCTCGTGCGCGACGTACGATGCGTACGGCGCAATCATCGTGAACGGGCAATCCAGAAGAGCTACTAGTGCGGCGACATTCTCACCAACCGGATCAGCCTCTTCGTCTGTGGAAACTGTTGGTTCGGCGCTTACCGCTGCCAGGGCGGCTTTGAGGCCGTCGGGCACTATGAAGAGATTGGTGCTCATGACATTTGCCAGAACGGCGCCACAGGTCGGTTCACCATTCGCCCAGAGCGACATCAGACTATCGATTGCCGTTTGCGCTGTGCGCAGTTGATCCAGCGGCTTTTCGGAGCCTCTCAGTATGTCCTTGCTCAACAGAGGCGACGCTTCGCGTATAAGCTTGGTCGCTAAAAACTTGTCGCCCCGCTGGGTGGCGGTGACCAGCGGAAGAACGCTGTGAGTAAAAAACCGAGTAGGCGCGAAACTGCCGTCGAGAAACGCCGTCCGGAATGTCTCGATAGGCGCAATCGCCTCGAATAGCTGCTCAAACCCCATCCGCTTCGCAGCCATGTGGTGCTCAAGCGTGAGAATCTTACATTGGTCTCGATCACTCCAGCCGGTGTCGCCGGTGAGCTCAGCCATATATGCTCGAACACGGTCCTCTATCGTGGGCTTATCGGGCGTGTCGATGGGGAATAAGAAAAGCCGCGCCCATCCTTCACTCGCATCGTCGCGAGGCACCTGAATTTGCTCGTCTGCACCTGAGCGAATCTTATTGATGAGACGTACGATACGCCCTGGGCTCCGGTGGTTCAGTGCTTTTTGAGGCGTTTTCCAACCCGGCGGCAAAGCATCTTCGATGTGCTCTTTGCCGTCGAGGTAGATGCGCTGCATCGTGTCACCGATGAGTCCCAAAGCGAAGCGATTGGCGTGCGCCTGTTGAACTGCAAGAAGGGCGTCGATCAGAACCTTGTTCGTGTCCTGACTTTCGTCGATCAGAAGGAAAGGATATTTTTCGACGAACATTCGCTGCATCAGCGACTTCTCAAGCAGGAAGGTCGAAAATATTTTGATGACTTCACTGTGATTGAGAGCGTTGCGCTCGCGGTTATCGCTGTTGGGATTGTACGTGAAAGTCTTGATTTCATCGAGACGCCCAAGGCGGCGCTGCTTTGATTCAATCGACGCCAGCCGCGCTGCGGACGCTTTCGTGCCGGCGCGGCCTTTGGCCTCCTCTGCCGTCAAATTTGCGATTTCTGCTTTCAGGTTAGCGCGCAGCCATTCCCTTATGTCGGCGTTGAACCCTTGAACTTGTGACCATGCAAAACTATGGATGGTTTTGACGACGAACAGCGGATCGTATTCTAGGCGACGTGTGATTTCGTCGCAGGCCGCGTTAGTATAGGTGATGACCGCGACATGCCTTGCCCGAAGGCGAAGCGTGTCCCGGTATTTTGCGGCAATGTGTTTGAGTGCATTGACGAGCGACCGGGTTTTACCGGAGCCAGCCCCGGCGAACAGGAAAAAGCTCGTAGGCTTTTCCAAGTCGAGGTACGAAGCGATCTCGGCCTCGACGCCATCGTCGAGCGTTACATTTGATACTATTGGATCTGTCTCGACGTTCACGCTGCAACCTCAACGGGAGCGTCGTCATCAACCTCTACTGGACCGAGCGTGACCAGCCCTAGCTCTGTCTGTTTGTGGTCGAGTTGCTCTGCCAGCCATAGCAAGCCCTCACGAATATATTTGGGCGGTTTCAAATCGGCGGGATTGTCGATCTCGAGAAGGTCGAGGGCAAACTCGGCTTTGCTACCGCCCTTCAATGCATCTTTCATTGCCACGCTCAGCTCCGCGAAATTTGCGCTCTCGGCGATAGCGGATCGGAATTTCGCGATTAGGCCGGTGCCGGGAAGCGCAGCGAACAGCTCTATGTTGGCAAAGACAATGGCGTCTTCCAGTGTGTATGCTAAGGCCTCGGTTGTAGTGCCCTTAAATTCGATCTCGATCGGACATTGATAGGCCACGCGAAGCGTGAATTTCTCTGCGTCATAGTCCTTGGCCTTTTCAGCCTCAGGCTTGTCCAGCAGCGTGTCCAATTCCTCGACTTCGGGCCACCAGGTCTTGAGCGTGTGGTTACGCGTCGTGTAGTTTGCCCCACGTATTGGCACCGCACTGGAGCCAGACGCGTCCTGAGAGTCGATGTCGGTGATGACCAACGTTGTCAGTCCGATCTTTTCAATTAAACTACGCAGCTTGTGGGCATGGCTTCCTCCGATTTCGAGCCAGGTGATGTAGCTTTCAGCGAGCTTATCAAACTCAGCATGGGAGTTCACAAAGTGCGGGACGAGTATGCGCTCAGCCGGTCCTTCGATTAGTACGGCGGCGTCGGCGAAAAACAGATCGCAGTGTGTCACCTTCAGATAGCGGGTAACGAAGCGTTTGGTTTCCTGCTCACCTCCAAAGGCTTCACCAACATTCACAACGCACGATGTGGGAATAGCATTCTCAATGGCAGGCAGGCGTCGGAAGTAGCGAAGGGAGTCAAAGTGACACTCGTGAGCGATGTGACTAGAATGGGTGCTCACGACCATCTGCGTAACGAAGTTGGAGCCGGCCCCTAATTGATCGTGATTGCGTAAGATTTTGTAGGCCTGCCGAATAAAGACCTGCTGCACTTGCGTGTGCAGATGTACTTCCGGCTCTTCAATCAGAACGAGATGTAGCGGCGGGATTATCTGCTCATCAGAAACTTTACTTTGCGCCTTTCCAACCCTCATCCAACTGTCACGAAACGCCATCAGACGGAACACCATAGATATGAGGTTTTGGTATCCAAGCCCGTTGGAATCTTCCGGCAGATACAGTTTTATGGCAGTCCCACCCGCCTGCATCGGTACGATAAACCGCACCGCGGCGTCGTGGTTGAGGCCTTCGACCGGCCGCAGGCGCGTTGAGATGTGGAGTTTGGGATCTGTGACGCCAGGATAGCCAAGGGTGTGCATTTCCTTGAGTGGGCTTTCAAAGCCGTCGCTGAGGCGAAGATTGAATGCTTCCTGGGCTTCCTCGATCGCCTTGAGTGCAAGCAGGTCTTTCGCATCCGGGCTCTCATATGGATCGAGATGGCTTTTGTAATATTGCCGAAGTTGGGCCGAGAGTTTGCGGGATGTCGATGCCGATCCGAGCGCTTCCCCTTCTTCCAGCTTACTTTCGCCGGCATGGCCAAACCCACGCTGCGCGCTGATTTCGTCAATTCGGATCAAACCCTTGAATGGATCGCCCTCGATAGGATCACTTCCATTCAACGCCTGAGGTTGAGCCCGTCCGTGCTCCGGATCGACGCATGCGGTTGGGTCCAACACGTAAGTCTGGAGCGTAAAGTAGCGCGTGACGCGGCGTTGCAGAAACTCGACCAGCGTCTGCGGCCAGATTGCGACTTGAAATAGTGCCGGATCCTGACCCCTTGCTCCGGCGAGCGCGGCGCCCGCGGCTTGCAAATCGCGCGCGTCGGCGCGAGCGGTCAGATAGTCCTTCTGGAGTTGTTCTCGATCCTTTGGTTCGTACCTGACGCGAACCCCGAGGCGACCTCCCGCCCAATCCAGCGTTGGCAAGATTTCCTGCACGTAATGCACCTCGTTCTCTTCGACGTGCATCCAAACGTCCAAGAACGGAAGAAACGCATCCCATTCCGGTTCTGGCAACGGCTGCTGGGCGACGTGTGCTGCCTCCCAGGCGGCACCCATCGTGTCGATGCCGGGCCAATGGGACAGCGTAAAATCGTTGAAGCAAAAGCTAGTGCGTTCCCGATCGACGAGGAAATACCTCAAGGCGGTAATCGCCGAGGTCTTTCCGCTGTTATTTGCGCCAACGAAAACGGTCTTGTCAGCAGATAGGCCAATTCTGGTCGAGATCAGCTTTCTAAAATTCGCAATTTCAACAAACTCTATGCGCATGGCCCCTCCGGGGCTGACTATATCGCAATCAATGCGGCCTGCAATCTGGGGTATGTTTAGGGTGGAAGTTTCTAACGTCCCTGCATGCTACGAAACAAGGCCTTTTGGAAGTGTTGTTCCGAAGATCATTGAGCCGTCCCACAGGTTGGCGCCGTTTTCCCCGTCCTCGTTGATGGCACGAGGTCCGATTCTTTGATCATTTGGCAAAAAACAGTCAGTCCGGAAACGGCCCCAGACAGGACAATCATTGTCTGGCGCTGAGCGTCGGCAGGTGGCGCTTCCCGCTGGTTCAGATCGACGGCAGCAACGTGAACTTTTCCACCCTACTGCGACGGGGAACGGCAAGATCTGCCCAGAGCAGTCCTTCTCGGAGAGCACCCGGAATTTCTGGTGCTGACCGCATTACAGACCTAGCACGCCAGCATGCTAAAGTCCGGGCCGCGCCAGGCGGGTGCTGGCGACCGGCGTCGAGCAGCGCCTGGCGTCTGGCGACCGGCCGAAGGGCGACCGCTCGCGAGGCGACTCGAGGCGTTCCAGCAACGCGTATCCGACTTTCCAGCGCCCGAAGCCACTAGCGATGTTGATGTGCCCGGCCGCGCCGAGGTGCATCAGCTCACTGCCCCAGCAGCGGGCCGTAAGACGCAATCTTTCCACCGACATATATGGATCGTTGAGACTTCCGACGACGCGGCTCGGAACCGGTAGCCGTGACCGCGGCATGCGACCGAAGTTAATTACGCCTGGATGCAGCTTCTCGGCCGTGGCGAGGTCACATGGCGCGACCAGAAGCGCCCGGCGAACACGGGATGCGAGGCGGTGGTTCGCAAGGTTTGCTGCGAGCCGCAGCCGAGACTGTGAGCGACCAGCTTGACATCGCCTGGGGAGGCTTCGATCGCGCTTACGAGGCGCTCCAGCCAGCTATGAAGGTCGGGACATGGCCAGTTGTCCTGCTCGACGACTCGGCTGTCCGACCGGTCGCGCGCCCAATGACGCTGCCAATGTCCTTCGGGCGATCC
Protein-coding regions in this window:
- a CDS encoding UvrD-helicase domain-containing protein, whose translation is MNVETDPIVSNVTLDDGVEAEIASYLDLEKPTSFFLFAGAGSGKTRSLVNALKHIAAKYRDTLRLRARHVAVITYTNAACDEITRRLEYDPLFVVKTIHSFAWSQVQGFNADIREWLRANLKAEIANLTAEEAKGRAGTKASAARLASIESKQRRLGRLDEIKTFTYNPNSDNRERNALNHSEVIKIFSTFLLEKSLMQRMFVEKYPFLLIDESQDTNKVLIDALLAVQQAHANRFALGLIGDTMQRIYLDGKEHIEDALPPGWKTPQKALNHRSPGRIVRLINKIRSGADEQIQVPRDDASEGWARLFLFPIDTPDKPTIEDRVRAYMAELTGDTGWSDRDQCKILTLEHHMAAKRMGFEQLFEAIAPIETFRTAFLDGSFAPTRFFTHSVLPLVTATQRGDKFLATKLIREASPLLSKDILRGSEKPLDQLRTAQTAIDSLMSLWANGEPTCGAVLANVMSTNLFIVPDGLKAALAAVSAEPTVSTDEEADPVGENVAALVALLDCPFTMIAPYASYVAHEASFDTHQGVKGLEFDRVMVLMDDGDARGFLFGYDKLLGAKELSASDLKSAQEGKDSSVDRTRRLFYVTCSRAKSSLALVAYSTDPGAIKAHVIQSGLFDEDEVLLGLPT
- a CDS encoding AAA family ATPase is translated as MRIEFVEIANFRKLISTRIGLSADKTVFVGANNSGKTSAITALRYFLVDRERTSFCFNDFTLSHWPGIDTMGAAWEAAHVAQQPLPEPEWDAFLPFLDVWMHVEENEVHYVQEILPTLDWAGGRLGVRVRYEPKDREQLQKDYLTARADARDLQAAGAALAGARGQDPALFQVAIWPQTLVEFLQRRVTRYFTLQTYVLDPTACVDPEHGRAQPQALNGSDPIEGDPFKGLIRIDEISAQRGFGHAGESKLEEGEALGSASTSRKLSAQLRQYYKSHLDPYESPDAKDLLALKAIEEAQEAFNLRLSDGFESPLKEMHTLGYPGVTDPKLHISTRLRPVEGLNHDAAVRFIVPMQAGGTAIKLYLPEDSNGLGYQNLISMVFRLMAFRDSWMRVGKAQSKVSDEQIIPPLHLVLIEEPEVHLHTQVQQVFIRQAYKILRNHDQLGAGSNFVTQMVVSTHSSHIAHECHFDSLRYFRRLPAIENAIPTSCVVNVGEAFGGEQETKRFVTRYLKVTHCDLFFADAAVLIEGPAERILVPHFVNSHAEFDKLAESYITWLEIGGSHAHKLRSLIEKIGLTTLVITDIDSQDASGSSAVPIRGANYTTRNHTLKTWWPEVEELDTLLDKPEAEKAKDYDAEKFTLRVAYQCPIEIEFKGTTTEALAYTLEDAIVFANIELFAALPGTGLIAKFRSAIAESANFAELSVAMKDALKGGSKAEFALDLLEIDNPADLKPPKYIREGLLWLAEQLDHKQTELGLVTLGPVEVDDDAPVEVAA
- a CDS encoding RBBP9/YdeN family alpha/beta hydrolase, which produces MRLAANLANHRLASRVRRALLVAPCDLATAEKLHPGVINFGRMPRSRLPVPSRVVGSLNDPYMSVERLRLTARCWGSELMHLGAAGHINIASGFGRWKVGYALLERLESPRERSPFGRSPDARRCSTPVASTRLARPGL
- a CDS encoding RBBP9/YdeN family alpha/beta hydrolase, translating into MKSLVRDTETLILPGLNGSPEGHWQRHWARDRSDSRVVEQDNWPCPDLHSWLERLVSAIEASPGDVKLVAHSLGCGSQQTLRTTASHPVFAGRFWSRHVTSPRPRSCIQA